A stretch of Acidobacteriota bacterium DNA encodes these proteins:
- a CDS encoding DUF885 domain-containing protein — protein MASHRQTLVTLTALVLAAVAFAPALGARQSPSSKALATVLQALEQRQADARQSAATRTLADDTSLSLAASERAAAEAKTFLAQLDAIDLAGLTHQEDLSREVLRWNAWVTMNQPPQFWFHSAVMPTTGSPLTSILTGAPERTFANDTDLASYLAGLDRLVETIAASQAKEQERATRGIILPDEQIDRSLTYLEPFAAPSSSSPFAISADRLKAIAPAAAAAFLASVTAAIDTRVAPAGRALREMLIALSPKAPNVVGWGQYPGGKDAYRIAVRQMTTLDVTPEEVHRIGLEGIAETEKAMADLRRQIGFTGTKAEFHDQLRRDQRFYVKTPDEVGAVLMSHIRRIEPKVSQFFTRSPEAIYGVTRLNPTLEPSQTYGFYSIPTRTEPRGLYNFNGSTLEDRSLLAGAALIFHELVPGHHFQINLQLENAELPAFRRSSMSAGYTEGWGEYSSSVVAREMGMYTDPYDLYGRLVFDNFFNVRLVVDTGMNYLGWSRPKAMLYMREHTLESDVQIDSETVRYSTRSPAQALAYRMGRQTFVRLRERATSRLGARFDIRRFHDAVLSVGSMPLFVLERHIDWWITQELAR, from the coding sequence ATGGCATCTCATCGACAGACACTCGTGACACTCACGGCCCTGGTCCTGGCGGCGGTGGCGTTTGCGCCGGCCCTTGGCGCCAGACAGTCGCCGTCGTCCAAAGCACTCGCCACAGTCCTCCAGGCGCTTGAACAACGCCAGGCTGACGCGCGCCAGTCGGCAGCCACGCGGACGCTGGCGGATGACACGTCGCTCTCGCTGGCAGCGTCGGAACGCGCCGCGGCCGAGGCAAAGACGTTTCTGGCTCAGCTCGACGCCATTGACCTGGCGGGCCTGACCCACCAGGAAGACCTGTCACGCGAAGTCCTTCGCTGGAACGCGTGGGTCACCATGAACCAGCCCCCGCAGTTCTGGTTCCACTCCGCCGTGATGCCCACGACGGGATCGCCGCTCACGTCGATCCTCACGGGTGCACCCGAACGAACGTTCGCGAATGACACAGACCTCGCCAGCTATCTTGCCGGTCTTGATCGGCTGGTCGAGACGATCGCGGCGTCGCAGGCGAAGGAACAGGAACGCGCCACGCGCGGCATCATCCTGCCCGATGAGCAAATCGATCGATCACTCACGTACCTCGAGCCCTTCGCCGCCCCATCATCGTCCAGCCCGTTTGCCATAAGCGCTGACAGGCTCAAGGCGATTGCGCCTGCAGCAGCCGCAGCGTTCTTGGCGAGCGTGACCGCTGCCATCGATACTCGTGTTGCGCCTGCGGGCAGGGCGCTCAGAGAGATGCTGATCGCACTCTCGCCCAAAGCGCCGAACGTGGTGGGCTGGGGGCAGTACCCGGGGGGAAAGGATGCCTACCGCATTGCCGTCCGCCAGATGACCACGCTGGATGTGACACCTGAAGAAGTGCATCGCATCGGCCTGGAGGGCATCGCCGAGACCGAAAAGGCGATGGCGGATTTGCGGCGCCAGATCGGGTTCACCGGCACGAAGGCCGAGTTCCACGACCAGTTGCGCCGCGACCAGCGCTTCTACGTCAAGACGCCGGACGAAGTGGGCGCCGTGTTGATGTCGCACATCAGGCGCATCGAGCCTAAGGTGAGCCAGTTCTTCACGCGGTCGCCTGAGGCCATCTACGGCGTGACGCGACTGAATCCCACGCTCGAACCCTCACAGACGTACGGCTTCTACTCCATACCGACACGAACGGAACCGCGCGGGCTCTACAACTTCAATGGCAGCACGCTCGAAGATCGATCCCTGCTCGCCGGCGCGGCGCTCATCTTCCACGAACTCGTGCCCGGCCATCACTTTCAAATCAACCTTCAACTCGAGAATGCCGAACTGCCGGCCTTCAGGCGGTCGAGCATGTCGGCCGGTTACACCGAAGGCTGGGGCGAATATTCATCGTCGGTCGTCGCACGCGAGATGGGGATGTACACCGACCCCTACGATCTGTACGGCCGGCTGGTGTTCGACAACTTCTTCAACGTGCGACTGGTCGTGGACACCGGCATGAACTACCTTGGCTGGTCACGCCCGAAGGCCATGCTCTACATGCGCGAGCACACACTGGAGTCTGACGTGCAGATCGACTCGGAGACCGTGCGCTACTCTACGCGGTCACCCGCACAGGCGCTGGCGTACCGCATGGGACGCCAGACA